The following is a genomic window from Synechococcus sp. MW101C3.
AGCTGCTGGCGCCGGTGGTGCGGGGCAAGAAGGGCACCCACACCAAGCTGCTCAGCGGCCTGGTGGCCGAAGGATTCGCCCGTGTGCGCATCAACGGCGAGGTGCGCGAACTCTCCGACAACATCGAGCTCGACAAGAACCACGCACACAACATCGAGGTGGTCGTCGACCGGCTGGTGGCGCGTGAGGGCATCAACGAACGGCTCACCGACTCCCTGCGCACCTGCCTCAAGCGCGGCGACGGCCTGGCCCTGGTGGAGGTGGTCCCCAAGACCGGCGAGCAGCTGCCGGAAGGGGTGGAGCGTGAGCGGCTCTATTCCGAGAACTTCGCCTGCCCCGTGCACGGCGCCGTGATCGAAGAGCTGTCCCCCCGGCTGTTCTCGTTCAACAGCCCCTACGGCGCCTGCCCCGATTGCCATGGCCTCGGCCATCTGCGCAAGTTCACCGAGGAACGGGTGGTGCCCGATCCCGCCCTGCCGGTGTATGCGGCGGTGGCGCCTTGGAGTGAAAAGGACAACAGCTACTACTTTTCCTTGCTGTTCAGCGTGGGGGAAGCCTTCGGTTTCGAGATCAAGCAGCCCTGGAACCAGCTCACCAAAGACCAGCAGCAACTGCTGCTGCACGGCAGCCCTGAGCCGATCGCCATCAAGACCGACAGCCGCTACACCAAGAGCCAGGGCTACCTGCGCCCGTTCGAAGGCATCCTGCCGATCCTGGAGCGGCAGCTGCGCGACGCCAGCGGCGAGGCGATCCGCCAGAAGCTGGAGAAGTATCTGGATCTGGTTCCCTGCGGCACCTGCCATGGCCTGCGGCTGCGTCCTGAGGCGCTGGCGGTGAAGGTGGGGCCGTATGCGATCACCGATCTCACCAATGTGAGCGTCGCCGACACGCTGCAGCGGATCGAGTCATTGATGGGGGTCGGGGAGGCGGAAGGGGCGGACCCCCTGCTCAATCCCCGTCAGATCCAGATCGGCGATCTGGTGCTGCGTGAGATCCGCATGCGCCTGCGCTTCCTGCTGGATGTGGGCCTCGATTACCTCAGCCTCGACCGCCCGGCCATGACCCTCTCCGGCGGAGAGGCCCAGCGCATCCGCCTCGCCACCCAGATCGGCGCCGGGCTCACCGGCGTGCTCTACGTGCTGGATGAACCCAGCATTGGCCTGCACCAGCGCGACAACGACCGCCTGCTCAACACCCTCTTCCGGCTCCGCGACCTGGGCAACACCTTGATCGTGGTGGAACACGACGAGGACACGATCCGCGCTGCCGACCACCTGGTGGACATCGGCCCTGGCGCGGGCGTGCACGGCGGCCGCATCGTGGCCGAGGGCACGCTCGAGAACCTGCTGGCGGAGGAGGACTCACTCACGGGGGCCTACCTGAGTGGGCGGCGCTCGATTCCGACCCCGCCCGAGCGTCGCACCAGCAGCAGCCGCAAGCTCTCGCTGCTCAATTGCTCTCGCAACAACCTGCAGGGGCTCGATGTCGACATCCCGCTCGGCCGCCTGGTGGCGATCACCGGGGTGAGCGGCAGCGGCAAGAGCACCTTGATCAACGAACTGCTCCACCCGGCGCTCGAGCACAAGCTGGGCCTGAAGGTGCCGTTCCCGTCCGGTCTCGATGAATTGCGAGGCATTCAGTCGATCGACAAGGTGATCGTGATCGACCAGAGCCCGATCGGCCGCACGCCCCGTTCCAACCCCGCCACCTACACGGGTGCGTTCGATCCGATCCGCCAGGTGTTCGCCGCCACGGTGGAGGCCAAGGCCCGCGGCTATCAGGTGGGCCAGTTCAGCTTCAACGTGAAAGGCGGGCGCTGCGAGGCCTGCAGTGGCCAGGGCGTGAATGTGATCGAGATGAATTTCCTGCCCGATGTGTATGTGCAGTGCGATGTCTGCAAGGGGGCGCGCTACAACCGTGAAACGCTTCAGGTGACCTACAAAGGCCACACGATCGCCGACGTTCTGCAGATGACGGTGGAACAGGCGGCCGACGTGTTCAGCGCCATTCCCCAGGCGGCCGACCGGCTGCGCACCCTGGTGGATGTGGGGCTGGGCTACATCAAGCTGGGCCAACCCGCTCCCACCCTCTCCGGCGGTGAAGCCCAACGGGTGAAGCTGGCCACCGAACTCTCCAAGCGGGCCACCGGCAAAACCCTCTACCTGATCGATGAACCCACCACCGGCCTGAGCTTCTACGACGTCCACAAGCTGATGGATGTGATGCAGCGGCTGGTGGACAAGGGCAACTCGATCGTGGTGATCGAACACAACCTCGATGTGATCCGTTGTGCCGACTGGCTGGTGGATCTGGGTCCCGAAGGCGGCAACAAGGGCGGGCAGATCGTGGTGGCCGGCACGCCGGAGCAGGTGGCGGAGCATCCCACCAGCCACACGGGTCGCTACCTCCAGCAGGTGCTGGCTCAGCATCCACCGGAAGCCCTTTCGGCCTGAAGCCATCACCACCAACCGAGCAACGGCCAGCGGGAGGGGATCATGGAGGCTTCACCGCTCCAACGTCGTGGCCCAGCGTCGATTCAAGCCGGCGGCAACCGCCCTGCTGACCGTTGCCGGGCTGGTGGGGGGCCTCGCCCTGGCGCCTTCCCGCGCCCAGGCGCTGGAGCGGGTAAAGAT
Proteins encoded in this region:
- the uvrA gene encoding excinuclease ABC subunit UvrA, whose product is MPRASIVSGPKGTSSEPDATSTTASTTVPALDKEEAAKLRSLNGGALEDVIRVRGARQHNLKDVDLTIPRNRLVVFTGVSGSGKSSLAFDTIFAEGQRRYVESLSAYARQFLGQVDKPDVDAIEGLSPAISIDQKSTSHNPRSTVGTVTEIQDYLRLLFGRAGEPHCPQCDRSIRPESIDEMVDRISSLPEGTRYQLLAPVVRGKKGTHTKLLSGLVAEGFARVRINGEVRELSDNIELDKNHAHNIEVVVDRLVAREGINERLTDSLRTCLKRGDGLALVEVVPKTGEQLPEGVERERLYSENFACPVHGAVIEELSPRLFSFNSPYGACPDCHGLGHLRKFTEERVVPDPALPVYAAVAPWSEKDNSYYFSLLFSVGEAFGFEIKQPWNQLTKDQQQLLLHGSPEPIAIKTDSRYTKSQGYLRPFEGILPILERQLRDASGEAIRQKLEKYLDLVPCGTCHGLRLRPEALAVKVGPYAITDLTNVSVADTLQRIESLMGVGEAEGADPLLNPRQIQIGDLVLREIRMRLRFLLDVGLDYLSLDRPAMTLSGGEAQRIRLATQIGAGLTGVLYVLDEPSIGLHQRDNDRLLNTLFRLRDLGNTLIVVEHDEDTIRAADHLVDIGPGAGVHGGRIVAEGTLENLLAEEDSLTGAYLSGRRSIPTPPERRTSSSRKLSLLNCSRNNLQGLDVDIPLGRLVAITGVSGSGKSTLINELLHPALEHKLGLKVPFPSGLDELRGIQSIDKVIVIDQSPIGRTPRSNPATYTGAFDPIRQVFAATVEAKARGYQVGQFSFNVKGGRCEACSGQGVNVIEMNFLPDVYVQCDVCKGARYNRETLQVTYKGHTIADVLQMTVEQAADVFSAIPQAADRLRTLVDVGLGYIKLGQPAPTLSGGEAQRVKLATELSKRATGKTLYLIDEPTTGLSFYDVHKLMDVMQRLVDKGNSIVVIEHNLDVIRCADWLVDLGPEGGNKGGQIVVAGTPEQVAEHPTSHTGRYLQQVLAQHPPEALSA